A window of the Candidatus Aminicenantes bacterium genome harbors these coding sequences:
- a CDS encoding biopolymer transporter ExbD, with product MQLRAKPRRKVIINITSLIDVTFMMLLFFMITSTFLEQPGIKLELPTARASANNEAQECVLTVDKKGDLFLNRQAVTLAGLEEEIRKALPQMKDAALVLKADQEITHGLVVRVMDMAKRGGIKKLIIGTKPEK from the coding sequence ATGCAGCTGCGAGCCAAGCCGCGCCGCAAGGTGATCATCAACATCACCTCGCTGATCGACGTCACGTTCATGATGCTGCTGTTTTTTATGATCACGTCGACTTTTTTGGAGCAGCCGGGAATAAAACTTGAACTCCCGACCGCAAGGGCATCGGCCAACAACGAAGCGCAGGAGTGTGTGCTCACCGTCGACAAAAAAGGCGATTTGTTCCTGAACCGCCAGGCCGTGACCCTGGCCGGGCTTGAAGAAGAGATCAGGAAAGCCCTGCCGCAGATGAAGGATGCCGCCCTGGTGCTCAAAGCCGACCAGGAGATCACCCACGGCCTGGTCGTGCGCGTCATGGACATGGCCAAGCGCGGCGGCATAAAAAAGCTGATTATAGGCACCAAGCCGGAGAAATAG
- the hprK gene encoding HPr(Ser) kinase/phosphatase, with amino-acid sequence MPKDIKGIEIRQILELNPLKIQKIHNEKWLNNSVSHPRPQRPGLGLSGYLKHIQTGRIQVFGKTEIGYLHNLKDDEKNRLLKNYLALKLPAIIVSENIAIEADWIAMAAHFHTPILISELHTAPLISRLNAFLYQYFSKKIKLNGVLMDIMGQGVLLTGASGIGKSETALELVNKGYQLIADDVAEFYLDSNDDLVGRSNPIIKNLMEVRGLGIININDIFGASAVLDEKKLNLVINLEKWDAKKKYDRLGEDSFYFKILGLDIPLITLPVAPGRNLSTIIEVAMRNFLVKKSGRKSYLESKKENP; translated from the coding sequence ATGCCCAAAGATATCAAGGGGATCGAGATCAGGCAAATCCTGGAATTGAACCCGCTCAAGATCCAAAAAATCCATAATGAAAAGTGGCTGAACAACTCGGTCAGCCACCCGCGGCCTCAGCGCCCCGGCTTGGGCTTGAGCGGCTATCTGAAGCACATCCAGACCGGCCGCATCCAGGTTTTCGGGAAAACGGAGATCGGCTACCTGCACAACCTGAAGGACGACGAGAAAAACCGCCTACTGAAGAACTACCTGGCGCTGAAACTGCCCGCCATCATCGTTTCCGAAAACATCGCCATCGAAGCGGACTGGATTGCCATGGCCGCCCATTTCCATACCCCGATCCTCATCTCGGAACTGCACACGGCGCCGCTGATTTCCCGCCTCAACGCCTTTCTCTACCAGTACTTTTCCAAGAAAATCAAGCTGAACGGGGTGCTGATGGACATTATGGGCCAGGGCGTACTGCTCACCGGCGCTTCGGGGATCGGCAAGAGCGAAACCGCCCTGGAGCTGGTCAACAAGGGCTACCAGCTGATCGCCGACGATGTCGCCGAGTTTTATCTCGACTCCAACGATGACCTGGTCGGCCGCTCCAACCCGATTATCAAGAACCTGATGGAGGTGCGCGGGTTGGGCATCATCAACATCAACGACATCTTTGGCGCCTCGGCCGTGCTCGATGAAAAAAAACTGAACCTGGTGATCAACCTGGAAAAATGGGATGCCAAAAAAAAATACGACCGCCTGGGCGAGGACAGTTTCTATTTCAAGATCCTGGGCCTGGATATCCCGCTGATCACGCTGCCGGTGGCGCCTGGACGGAACCTGTCGACCATCATCGAGGTGGCCATGCGCAATTTCCTGGTTAAAAAGAGCGGTCGCAAGAGCTACCTCGAATCAAAAAAGGAAAACCCATGA
- the lptB gene encoding LPS export ABC transporter ATP-binding protein, translating into MNTLEVHHIRKSFRQRAVVDGVTLGVKSGEIIGLLGPNGAGKTTTFLMILGLHRPDSGEIRLNGREITQLPVYSRARLGISFLPQEPSVFRGLSVWENVKAIAQMVGHKSSRPIEEILNDLGLTPIQDHKAYQLSGGERRRLEIARSLILTPDFLLLDEPFAGIDPMQIIELQELIQTFKARGMGIIITDHNVREILKITDRSYIIHSGQVIFEGRSEELIADKRVKKEYLGEEFRWN; encoded by the coding sequence ATGAACACATTGGAAGTACACCATATTCGCAAATCGTTTCGCCAAAGGGCAGTGGTCGACGGCGTGACCCTGGGGGTCAAGTCCGGAGAAATCATCGGTCTGCTCGGCCCCAACGGCGCCGGTAAAACCACCACCTTCCTGATGATCCTTGGCCTCCACCGCCCCGACAGCGGCGAAATCCGCCTCAATGGCCGGGAAATCACCCAGCTCCCGGTATACAGCCGCGCCCGCTTGGGCATCAGCTTCCTGCCCCAGGAGCCATCGGTTTTCCGCGGCCTCAGCGTCTGGGAAAATGTGAAAGCCATCGCCCAGATGGTCGGGCACAAGTCTTCCCGGCCCATCGAGGAGATCCTGAACGACCTGGGACTGACACCGATCCAGGACCATAAGGCGTACCAGCTTTCCGGCGGCGAGCGCCGCCGCCTGGAGATCGCCCGCTCCCTAATCCTGACTCCAGATTTTTTGCTTCTCGACGAGCCGTTTGCCGGCATCGATCCGATGCAGATCATCGAGCTGCAGGAACTGATCCAGACCTTCAAGGCCAGGGGCATGGGCATCATCATCACCGATCACAATGTCCGTGAGATCTTGAAAATCACCGACCGTTCCTATATCATTCACAGCGGCCAGGTCATCTTTGAGGGGCGATCCGAGGAATTGATCGCCGACAAGAGGGTCAAGAAGGAATACCTGGGAGAAGAATTCAGGTGGAATTGA
- a CDS encoding HPF/RaiA family ribosome-associated protein translates to MSINFSTKNIKIPGALKAFIEKHLVDIEKIAGAIIDAEVIINEEKLSYKVEISLKTRLNSFYAEDRNKILKQAVRNTLATLRNQAKKNKEKLKEEKKRAGSNGFFKRTLGFMTGEKRAAPEGDESAEARKPGNIVISENYSSKPITVEEAVFFLKESGENGYMFVNAETNRLAAVFFGKNGGISLMEPKL, encoded by the coding sequence ATGAGCATTAACTTTTCCACCAAGAACATCAAGATACCGGGCGCTTTGAAAGCCTTTATCGAAAAGCACCTGGTCGACATCGAAAAGATCGCCGGGGCGATCATCGACGCCGAGGTGATCATCAACGAAGAAAAACTCTCCTATAAAGTGGAAATATCCCTGAAAACGCGTTTGAATTCGTTTTACGCCGAGGACCGCAACAAAATCCTGAAGCAGGCGGTGCGCAACACGCTGGCCACCCTCAGGAACCAGGCCAAGAAAAACAAGGAAAAGCTCAAGGAAGAGAAAAAAAGGGCCGGCAGCAACGGATTCTTCAAGCGGACGCTGGGGTTCATGACCGGCGAAAAACGCGCAGCCCCCGAAGGGGACGAAAGCGCCGAAGCGCGCAAGCCCGGCAACATCGTCATTTCCGAGAACTATTCCTCCAAGCCGATCACGGTCGAGGAAGCGGTGTTTTTTCTCAAGGAGAGCGGTGAAAACGGCTACATGTTCGTCAATGCCGAAACCAACCGCCTGGCCGCCGTCTTTTTCGGCAAAAACGGCGGCATTTCCCTGATGGAACCGAAGCTGTAA
- a CDS encoding HPr family phosphocarrier protein, which produces MIEKTQVIINKLGLHARAAAKLSHLANMFNANIYLIYNEDKVNAKSLLGILTLAASVGNEIILQASGDDEQQAITAISELFNRKFDEES; this is translated from the coding sequence ATGATTGAAAAAACGCAGGTAATCATCAATAAGCTGGGCCTGCACGCCAGGGCCGCCGCCAAATTATCCCATCTGGCCAACATGTTCAACGCCAATATTTACCTGATTTACAACGAGGATAAAGTCAACGCCAAGAGCCTGCTCGGAATATTGACTCTGGCCGCATCGGTCGGCAACGAGATCATCCTGCAAGCCAGCGGCGACGATGAACAGCAAGCCATCACTGCAATCAGCGAGCTTTTCAACCGCAAATTCGACGAAGAAAGCTGA
- the rpoN gene encoding RNA polymerase factor sigma-54, translating to MPIKLQLRGSQQLTITPVMHYFIQLLTTNHLELIETLQNEVEANPMLEIETVEKPAQEAEPNEIQQRMERADTSFMTPYEEHGFLRKNPDDVDKNKALETMTPSFISLADYLLEQAMANFGREAEIEIIRQIIYNLDQDGYLKIEIESIASLLQTTPDEIERLRRLVTRFDPPGCASKSLQECLLAQVGEAPENEKLRRLIRDHLQDLSRSNYEAICRQMGIAMEELLPLTARLKRLNPRPAEAFDHEEIEYAQVDLMLIKENGEYRVIYLEEGIPRLSLSQYYREMLDKAKDKKTVSYLKTRYRDAQFFIESIELRKKTILRIAEFLVKAQKDFLDFGDKWKKPLTMKDVAREINLNESTISRAVSNKFMNSEKGLIALKDFFSYGLKGDFGFSHSVNTIKDKIKELIQNELPDKPLADDEIATKLADLGIRIARRTARNYREELNIPSSFVRKKENKIKGVKNEH from the coding sequence ATGCCGATTAAACTCCAGCTCAGAGGTTCCCAGCAACTGACCATCACCCCGGTGATGCATTATTTCATCCAGCTGCTGACCACCAACCACCTGGAATTGATCGAGACCCTGCAGAACGAAGTCGAAGCGAATCCCATGCTCGAAATCGAGACGGTGGAAAAGCCCGCCCAGGAAGCCGAACCCAACGAAATCCAGCAACGAATGGAAAGGGCCGATACGTCATTCATGACCCCTTATGAGGAACACGGCTTTCTAAGAAAAAATCCCGACGATGTCGACAAAAACAAAGCTTTGGAAACCATGACTCCCTCCTTCATCAGCCTGGCCGACTACCTGCTCGAGCAAGCCATGGCCAACTTCGGCCGGGAGGCCGAGATCGAAATCATCCGCCAGATCATCTACAACCTGGACCAAGACGGCTACCTGAAAATAGAGATCGAGTCCATCGCCTCGCTGCTTCAGACCACTCCGGACGAGATCGAACGCCTGCGCCGGCTCGTCACCCGCTTCGATCCCCCGGGCTGCGCCAGCAAATCGCTCCAGGAATGCCTGCTGGCCCAGGTCGGCGAAGCCCCGGAAAATGAAAAGCTGCGCCGGCTGATCCGCGACCACCTGCAAGACCTCTCCCGCTCCAATTACGAGGCCATCTGCCGCCAGATGGGGATCGCCATGGAAGAGCTCCTCCCCCTCACCGCGCGGCTGAAGCGGCTGAATCCCAGGCCGGCCGAAGCCTTCGACCATGAAGAGATCGAATACGCCCAGGTGGACCTGATGCTGATCAAGGAAAACGGCGAATACCGGGTCATCTATTTGGAAGAGGGCATCCCGCGGCTGTCGCTGTCGCAATATTACCGGGAGATGCTGGACAAGGCCAAGGATAAAAAAACCGTTTCCTATCTGAAAACCCGCTACCGCGACGCCCAGTTTTTCATCGAAAGCATCGAATTGCGCAAAAAAACCATCCTGCGCATCGCCGAATTCCTGGTAAAGGCCCAGAAGGATTTCCTGGATTTCGGCGACAAGTGGAAGAAGCCGCTGACCATGAAGGACGTTGCCCGCGAAATCAACCTCAACGAATCGACCATCTCGCGGGCCGTCAGCAACAAGTTCATGAACTCGGAGAAAGGGCTGATCGCCTTGAAGGATTTTTTCAGTTACGGGCTGAAGGGTGATTTCGGTTTTTCGCATTCGGTCAACACCATCAAGGACAAGATCAAGGAACTGATCCAGAACGAACTGCCGGACAAGCCCCTGGCCGATGATGAAATCGCCACCAAGCTCGCCGACCTGGGCATCCGCATCGCCCGGCGCACGGCGCGCAATTACCGGGAAGAGCTGAACATCCCCAGCTCGTTCGTCAGGAAAAAAGAAAACAAAATAAAAGGAGTAAAAAATGAGCATTAA
- a CDS encoding MotA/TolQ/ExbB proton channel family protein — protein sequence MKNVWEFLVKGGICMIPLFLCSVAGLAIVIEKFISLQRRKIIVPEVVSVLENIKGANDFPLAVSICEKHHGPFANIIRSTLENHNLPREEIKETLLDQGRQEVHQLEKGLGVLETVAGIGPLLGLLGTVLGILKVFKVISVMGVGQATSLAAGISEALITTIAGLFIGIPALVAYNYFSSRADALVLEIEKYSNRLLNKISSFAPVQGK from the coding sequence ATGAAAAATGTCTGGGAATTTCTGGTTAAAGGCGGCATCTGCATGATTCCCCTGTTTTTGTGCTCGGTCGCCGGCCTGGCCATCGTCATCGAGAAGTTCATCTCGTTGCAGCGTCGCAAGATCATCGTCCCCGAAGTGGTCAGCGTGCTGGAGAACATCAAAGGGGCGAACGACTTTCCCCTGGCCGTTTCCATTTGCGAGAAACACCACGGGCCTTTCGCCAATATCATCCGCAGTACCCTGGAAAACCATAACTTGCCCAGGGAGGAAATCAAGGAGACCTTGCTCGACCAGGGCCGCCAGGAGGTCCACCAGCTGGAAAAAGGGCTTGGGGTGCTGGAGACCGTCGCCGGCATCGGCCCCCTGCTGGGACTGCTGGGCACGGTGCTCGGCATCCTGAAGGTTTTCAAAGTCATTTCGGTAATGGGGGTGGGGCAGGCCACGTCACTGGCCGCCGGCATTTCCGAAGCCCTGATCACCACCATCGCCGGCCTTTTCATCGGCATCCCGGCGCTGGTGGCCTACAATTACTTCTCCAGCCGGGCCGACGCATTGGTGCTGGAGATCGAGAAGTACTCCAACCGCCTGCTGAACAAGATATCCTCCTTCGCACCGGTTCAGGGGAAGTGA